The proteins below are encoded in one region of Rhododendron vialii isolate Sample 1 chromosome 7a, ASM3025357v1:
- the LOC131333059 gene encoding protein FAR1-RELATED SEQUENCE 5-like: MTIFELESGGLENVGCSQQDLYNYSRDKRMMVDGHDANMLYEYFQSEKAKNDGFIFTIEKDDEDRMTHCFWADATARKSYQYFGDVVVFDTTYNTNRYSMIFTPILGVNHHRQTTLFGCAFLCDETAETFEWLFKEWLKAMPAGPPKMIITDQDLAMTKAIAIALPNTLHRYCMWHITNKFSERISALAYKEHYEEFKNCIWNSKTKEQFEAGWVEVVRKSNLSGNDWLQNLYEIRERWVPAYVRHIFSAHMTSSQKAEITHSFFKRYVSKENSLWDFVTRFERALARIRHNELDKDHKDVNERPNLKTMYPMEETMSELYTIEIFYMFQDELFQNTAYKMMATNEDEHRVVYAIHRIKGSGSRVREVVVDKSSNHVSSSCKMFECVGIPCRHILAYFSRMQIEDLPNEYILRRWTKSAKAMRVKDDLGSGMKEICDTSLLER, translated from the coding sequence ATGACTATATTTGAGTTGGAATCGGGAGGTCTTGAAAATGTTGGATGCTCACAACAAGATCTTTATAATTATAGCAGGGATAAGAGGATGATGGTAGACGGACATGATGCCAATATGCTGTACGAGTATTTTCAATCTGAAAAAGCAAAGAACGACGGTTTTATTTTTACAATTGAGAAAGATGATGAGGATAGGATGACACATTGTTTTTGGGCGGATGCAACCGCTAGAAAGTCGTACCAGTATTTTGGGGATGTTGTGGTGTTTGACACTACGTATAACACAAACCGTTATTCTATGATTTTCACACCTATTTTAGGGGTTAATCACCATAGACAGACTACTCTTTTTGGGTGTGCATTCTTATGTGATGAAACAGCTGAGACTTTTGAGTGGCTTTTCAAGGaatggttgaaagcaatgcCTGCAGGCCCTCctaaaatgatcataactgatCAGGATCTTGCAATGACAAAAGCAATTGCTATTGCTCTTCCGAATACGCTTCATAGGTATTGCATGTGGCACATCACGAATAAGTTTTCTGAAAGAATAAGTGCATTAGCCTACAAAGAACATTATGAGGAATTCAAGAATTGTATATGGAATTCCAAGACAAAAGAACAGTTCGAGGCTGGATGGGTAGAGGTGGTAAGAAAATCTAACTTATCCGGCAATGATTGGTTACAAAACTTATACGAAATTCGTGAGAGATGGGTTCCCGCATATGTGAGACACATTTTTTCTgctcacatgactagtagtcaaaAAGCCGAAATTACTCATTCATTCTTCAAAAGGTATGTGTCTAAAGAAAATTCATTGTGGGACTTTGTGACGCGATTTGAGAGGGCACTTGCACGTATACGGCATAATGAGTTGGACAAGGATCATAAAGATGTGAACGAGAGGCCAAACTTGAAAACTATGTACCCCATGGAGGAAACAATGAGTGAATTGTATACAATTGAGATATTTTACATGTTTCAAGATGAGCTCTTTCAAAATACTGCTTACAAGATGATGGCAACAAATGAGGACGAACATCGGGTTGTGTATGCCATTCATAGGATAAAGGGGAGTGGTTCGAGGGTTCGTGAGGTTGTGGTAGATAAGTCGTCAAACCATGTCAGTAGTAGTTGCAAGATGTTTGAGTGTGTCGGAATTCCTTGTCGGCACATATTGGCTTACTTTTCTAGAATGCAAATTGAAGATTTGCCTAATGAATACATCTTGAGGAGGTGGACAAAATCAGCCAAGGCGATGCGAGTTAAAGATGACTTGGGTTCGGGCATGAAAGAAATATGTGACACGTCTTTATTAGAGCGGTGA